One window from the genome of Lentimicrobium sp. L6 encodes:
- a CDS encoding arsenate reductase ArsC: protein MRILILCTGNSCRSQMAHGFLQSFDKNLEVYSAGTEASGKLNEKAVKAMKEIGIDISHHTSDSVDKFIGQEWDYVITVCGGANENCPAFIGKVKHRLHIGFDDPSHAEGSEEFIWSEFERVREEIRVGFQKFYQEEIVNS, encoded by the coding sequence ATGAGAATTTTAATTTTATGTACAGGAAACAGCTGTAGAAGCCAAATGGCTCACGGCTTTTTACAATCATTCGACAAAAACCTTGAAGTATATTCTGCAGGAACTGAAGCTTCAGGAAAATTAAACGAGAAAGCGGTAAAGGCCATGAAGGAAATTGGTATTGACATTAGTCATCATACATCTGACTCAGTAGATAAATTTATTGGGCAAGAGTGGGATTATGTTATCACCGTTTGTGGTGGGGCCAACGAAAATTGTCCAGCTTTTATTGGAAAAGTAAAGCACCGTCTTCATATTGGCTTCGACGATCCTAGTCATGCCGAAGGTAGCGAAGAATTTATCTGGAGCGAGTTCGAACGAGTAAGAGAAGAGATTAGAGTGGGTTTCCAAAAGTTTTATCAGGAGGAAATAGTTAATAGTTAG
- a CDS encoding helix-turn-helix transcriptional regulator, protein MVQKKSELFGKDLRKKADLFKALAHPARLQILQFLAETNTCVSGDISDDLPLSRTTVNQHIKELKKAGLIQGHIEGVNTKYCLNNESIIELKKIMQEFLMDFDAHNNKCD, encoded by the coding sequence ATGGTACAGAAGAAATCAGAATTATTCGGCAAGGATTTAAGGAAAAAGGCAGATCTATTTAAAGCCTTGGCTCATCCTGCTCGCTTACAGATTTTACAGTTTCTAGCCGAAACCAATACTTGTGTGAGTGGAGATATTTCTGATGATTTACCACTCAGTAGAACCACCGTTAACCAGCACATTAAAGAATTAAAAAAGGCAGGTTTAATACAAGGTCATATAGAGGGAGTTAATACTAAATATTGCCTAAATAATGAAAGTATAATCGAGTTGAAGAAAATCATGCAAGAATTTTTAATGGATTTCGATGCTCACAATAATAAATGTGATTGA
- a CDS encoding T9SS type A sorting domain-containing protein: MRQYLLVLFCFVVASSFAQPAVNDTVPDFNVVDVHGNSHHLYSYLEEGKYVCIDFYGTTCDQCRELVPIISEVYKSYGCNESQLVVLAIDLLHYDGQVQAFEEEYGGIYPAVSGKNGGGEEVYSDWQIQYWPQLVLINPEKILISNIQPITPVFIDSVLQQHQILKDSCDANGVNSQLLKEHVSVYPNPSSDFLNIEVSEQYPSKMKIKLINPLGKIVLETSFQKAYSLNTSNFTKGIYVLEIECDGQRAYDKIIIN; the protein is encoded by the coding sequence ATGAGACAATATCTCCTTGTTCTTTTTTGTTTCGTCGTAGCAAGTTCATTTGCTCAACCTGCAGTTAACGATACTGTTCCAGATTTTAATGTGGTTGATGTTCATGGAAATTCCCATCATCTATATTCCTATTTAGAGGAGGGTAAATATGTTTGTATCGACTTCTATGGAACAACATGCGACCAATGTAGGGAGCTGGTTCCTATAATTAGTGAGGTATACAAGTCGTATGGGTGTAACGAGAGTCAATTGGTAGTTCTCGCCATCGACCTTTTACATTATGATGGACAAGTACAGGCTTTTGAGGAAGAATATGGTGGAATATATCCTGCCGTGAGTGGAAAAAACGGAGGAGGTGAAGAGGTTTATAGCGATTGGCAAATACAATATTGGCCGCAATTGGTTTTGATAAATCCAGAAAAAATATTGATATCAAATATACAGCCTATCACACCTGTTTTTATAGATTCAGTATTACAACAGCATCAAATACTAAAAGATTCTTGTGATGCCAATGGAGTAAATAGCCAATTATTGAAAGAGCATGTATCAGTCTATCCCAACCCAAGCTCCGATTTTTTAAATATTGAAGTTTCTGAGCAGTATCCATCAAAAATGAAGATTAAGCTAATCAATCCTCTTGGGAAAATAGTTTTGGAAACCTCTTTTCAGAAGGCTTATTCACTGAATACCTCAAATTTCACAAAAGGCATTTATGTCCTTGAAATAGAATGTGATGGTCAGAGGGCTTACGATAAAATTATTATCAATTAG
- a CDS encoding T9SS type A sorting domain-containing protein: MTNSTKYYLFIFSVLILLISKTAHSQSLELYHNDILVNNDTILMEGDVIADSLHTYVFQGDTTYYYAYEVDIDIDVKNMSNAPMGVHTKKTHLKIIAGTENYFCWETCYAPYTFESVHAIEISGNEIIDIYSAHYKPKGQLGNIMVAYTFFDELNPNDSATVTVEYSMDEASYIVENHQAENLFSDVFPNPSINTISIDIKEASSDKYKLKVFDLTGRKIQEKVFGQGQTILKMDIEGLYGGTYIYSISSEGNILKSGKFFKLP, translated from the coding sequence ATGACAAATTCAACTAAATACTATCTATTTATTTTTTCTGTTTTGATTTTATTGATTTCCAAAACAGCCCATTCACAAAGCTTAGAATTATACCATAATGATATCTTGGTGAACAATGATACTATTCTAATGGAAGGTGATGTGATAGCCGATAGTTTGCATACTTATGTTTTTCAAGGCGACACTACCTATTATTATGCTTATGAGGTGGATATTGATATCGATGTAAAAAATATGTCTAACGCTCCAATGGGTGTTCATACCAAGAAAACACACTTGAAAATCATAGCTGGTACTGAGAATTATTTTTGCTGGGAAACCTGCTATGCACCCTACACTTTTGAATCCGTTCATGCCATTGAAATTTCAGGTAACGAAATTATTGATATTTATTCTGCCCATTATAAACCCAAAGGTCAGCTTGGAAATATAATGGTAGCATATACCTTTTTTGATGAGCTGAATCCCAATGATTCTGCTACTGTAACAGTGGAATATAGCATGGACGAAGCTAGTTATATTGTAGAAAACCATCAGGCAGAAAATCTATTCTCAGATGTCTTTCCAAACCCAAGCATCAATACCATCTCTATTGATATTAAAGAAGCTTCTTCAGATAAATACAAACTAAAAGTTTTTGATTTAACTGGAAGGAAAATCCAAGAAAAGGTTTTTGGGCAAGGCCAAACTATTTTAAAAATGGATATTGAGGGACTGTATGGAGGAACTTATATTTATTCAATAAGTTCAGAAGGAAACATTCTGAAATCTGGTAAATTCTTTAAACTGCCATAA
- a CDS encoding co-chaperone YbbN, with translation MIKKIFPWMVFVALFVLLIIGFSSKDEMNKYASSMMQKQASAATIHSGKNLIDSLYNYTQSNLDYQMTFLEFGSTGCSACRRMESVMQTIQKEYPNQVQVVFRNVSENENLELMKYYGIASIPTQIFLNEKGEEIFRHAGYLSVNEIKNKVLNRIN, from the coding sequence ATGATAAAGAAGATTTTTCCTTGGATGGTATTTGTGGCATTATTTGTATTGCTAATTATTGGATTTTCTTCGAAAGATGAAATGAATAAATATGCCTCTTCTATGATGCAAAAGCAAGCCTCTGCCGCAACCATTCATTCAGGGAAAAATCTTATTGATTCGCTATATAATTATACCCAGTCCAATTTGGATTATCAAATGACCTTTCTCGAATTTGGTTCTACGGGATGTTCAGCATGTAGAAGAATGGAAAGCGTCATGCAAACTATTCAAAAAGAATATCCTAATCAAGTTCAAGTGGTATTCCGAAATGTATCGGAAAATGAAAACTTAGAACTCATGAAGTATTATGGAATAGCTTCTATTCCAACTCAGATATTTCTCAATGAAAAGGGAGAAGAGATTTTCAGACATGCTGGATATCTCTCTGTAAATGAAATTAAAAACAAGGTATTGAATAGAATTAATTAA
- a CDS encoding permease codes for MKAKLLQLQNKSNGWLLPLVLLPLWILLYINLQNISDFITEQLFGLETGKHLTETIRFFIFEVPKVMLLLVLIIFLVGIMRSYFSAEKTKKMLAGRSLFTGNIMASVLGIVTPFCSCSAIPLFLGFVEAGVPLGVTFSFLIAAPMINEVALVLLAGLFGWKVAVIYVGTGLLIAIFAGWIIGALGLEKYVADWVFKVKTNQQAQEEEQLTFNDRIQSGFTSVKDIVGKIWIYIIIGIGVGAAAHGYVPEDFLGSLLGKDKWYAVPVAILMGIPMYSNAAGIIPIVSVLIEKGVSLGTALAFMMSVIALSLPEIIILKKVLKWQLIAVFVGVVAMGIVIVGFIFNYLM; via the coding sequence ATGAAAGCAAAACTCCTTCAACTCCAAAACAAATCAAATGGCTGGTTGCTTCCTTTAGTACTATTGCCACTTTGGATCCTCCTCTATATAAATCTGCAAAATATTTCAGATTTCATTACGGAGCAATTATTTGGTTTAGAAACAGGAAAACACCTCACCGAAACCATTCGGTTCTTCATATTCGAAGTTCCTAAGGTAATGTTATTATTGGTTTTGATCATCTTTTTGGTTGGAATCATGCGCTCCTATTTTTCAGCAGAGAAAACCAAGAAAATGCTTGCTGGTAGGTCATTATTCACAGGGAATATTATGGCTTCGGTATTGGGAATTGTTACTCCTTTTTGCTCTTGTTCTGCTATTCCTCTATTCTTGGGGTTCGTGGAAGCAGGTGTACCTCTTGGTGTTACATTTAGTTTCCTGATTGCCGCACCCATGATTAATGAAGTAGCATTAGTGCTTTTGGCCGGCTTGTTTGGTTGGAAGGTAGCTGTGATATATGTGGGTACTGGATTGTTAATTGCCATTTTTGCGGGTTGGATTATTGGAGCTCTCGGCCTAGAGAAATATGTAGCCGATTGGGTTTTTAAGGTAAAAACCAATCAGCAAGCACAAGAGGAAGAGCAGCTGACATTTAACGATCGCATACAGAGTGGTTTTACTTCGGTAAAAGATATTGTTGGCAAAATTTGGATTTACATCATCATAGGAATTGGAGTAGGCGCTGCTGCCCATGGATATGTTCCAGAGGATTTCTTAGGAAGTCTTTTGGGAAAAGATAAATGGTATGCTGTACCAGTTGCTATTCTTATGGGGATTCCTATGTATTCAAATGCGGCAGGAATTATTCCCATTGTAAGTGTATTGATAGAAAAAGGCGTTTCACTGGGCACGGCATTGGCTTTTATGATGTCGGTCATTGCACTTTCATTACCAGAAATCATTATCTTAAAGAAAGTATTAAAATGGCAACTGATAGCTGTTTTTGTGGGTGTAGTAGCCATGGGAATTGTGATTGTTGGATTTATTTTTAATTATTTAATGTGA
- a CDS encoding aromatic aminobenezylarsenical efflux permease ArsG family transporter, which produces MELLNSILENSQIPLLSAFILGLMTAISPCPLATNITAIGFISKDIENRRKVFINGLVYTLGRGISYFAIGLVFFFGASQFEIAGWLQEWGEKLLGPLMILIGVFMLGLIKLNIPGLSSLNEKVGEKAKNSYWGVLLLGILFALAFCPYSGVLYFGLLIPMTISSASGLYLPLIFAIATGIPVIIFAWLIAFSVGSLGSFYKNIKIFETWFRRVVAVIFIAIGIYYSIILLF; this is translated from the coding sequence ATGGAATTGCTCAATAGTATACTTGAAAACTCACAAATCCCTTTATTATCAGCCTTTATTTTAGGTTTGATGACTGCAATAAGTCCTTGCCCTTTGGCCACCAATATAACAGCCATTGGTTTTATTAGTAAGGATATCGAAAACAGGCGAAAAGTATTTATCAATGGCTTGGTTTATACTTTAGGGAGAGGGATTTCCTATTTTGCTATTGGATTGGTATTTTTCTTTGGAGCCAGTCAGTTCGAAATAGCGGGTTGGTTACAGGAATGGGGAGAGAAACTTTTAGGCCCATTAATGATACTAATTGGTGTTTTTATGTTGGGATTAATAAAGTTGAATATTCCAGGTTTAAGCTCTCTTAACGAGAAAGTTGGAGAAAAAGCTAAAAATAGCTATTGGGGCGTTTTACTTCTAGGGATTTTATTCGCCTTGGCATTTTGCCCTTATAGTGGAGTCTTGTATTTTGGCCTACTCATTCCAATGACCATAAGTAGCGCCAGTGGTTTGTATCTTCCTTTAATATTTGCCATTGCCACAGGAATCCCTGTCATTATTTTTGCTTGGCTTATTGCCTTTAGCGTGGGTTCTCTTGGGAGTTTCTATAAGAATATAAAAATCTTCGAGACTTGGTTTCGCCGCGTCGTGGCCGTTATTTTTATTGCCATAGGAATTTATTATAGCATTATCTTACTTTTTTAA
- a CDS encoding nitrophenyl compound nitroreductase subunit ArsF family protein codes for MKRIVSTLIVLFIVGVTSISAQCDKKNDILASSKTSCCSKASTGEKKDCNTQKVGETEVMAYYFHATRRCATCEAVEKTTRETLKNTYGDKVSFVSINREEDENKAMVEKYKINAQTLIFVKGDDIVDLTSNAFLNARTNPEKLEKKIKSTVDKMLK; via the coding sequence ATGAAAAGAATCGTAAGTACATTAATCGTATTATTTATTGTTGGAGTCACGAGTATTTCAGCACAATGTGACAAAAAAAATGATATTTTAGCTAGCAGTAAAACATCTTGTTGCTCAAAAGCAAGCACTGGTGAGAAAAAAGATTGCAATACACAGAAGGTTGGAGAAACAGAAGTGATGGCTTATTATTTCCATGCCACTCGCCGTTGTGCCACTTGTGAAGCTGTGGAGAAAACAACTAGGGAAACCCTAAAAAACACTTATGGTGACAAAGTAAGTTTCGTAAGTATCAACCGTGAGGAAGATGAAAACAAAGCCATGGTAGAAAAATATAAAATCAATGCGCAGACTTTAATTTTTGTAAAAGGTGATGACATTGTAGATTTAACTTCAAATGCATTCCTAAATGCAAGAACAAATCCTGAAAAATTGGAGAAGAAAATTAAGTCCACTGTTGACAAAATGCTTAAGTAA
- a CDS encoding thioredoxin family protein has product MDFNTIKPANKEILILGTGCAKCKTLEKLTREVVAEEGIDAQVSKVEDIVEIMQYGVMSTPGLVVDKQVVMSGKLPSKKEIIELLNK; this is encoded by the coding sequence ATGGATTTTAACACAATTAAACCAGCCAATAAAGAAATTTTAATTTTAGGGACAGGCTGTGCAAAATGCAAAACCCTAGAGAAACTAACTCGCGAAGTAGTAGCCGAGGAGGGCATAGATGCTCAAGTATCCAAAGTTGAAGATATTGTAGAAATTATGCAATATGGAGTGATGTCAACTCCAGGATTGGTAGTAGACAAGCAAGTGGTGATGAGTGGGAAACTTCCCTCAAAAAAAGAAATTATAGAACTATTAAACAAATAA
- a CDS encoding helix-turn-helix transcriptional regulator — protein sequence MTIDIITDDQRKLARYAKAISHPIRVYIMSLLGQQSCCYSGDLSEDLPIAKSTLSQHLKELKDAGLIQGKIEAPKVKYCVNKENWAEAQELFKGFLNI from the coding sequence ATGACAATAGATATTATTACCGACGATCAAAGAAAATTAGCACGATATGCCAAAGCAATCAGTCATCCCATTAGGGTATATATTATGAGTTTGCTTGGGCAACAAAGTTGCTGCTATAGTGGAGATTTATCTGAAGATTTACCCATTGCCAAATCTACTTTATCACAGCATTTAAAGGAATTGAAAGATGCAGGACTCATTCAAGGAAAAATAGAAGCGCCTAAAGTAAAATACTGTGTAAACAAAGAAAACTGGGCAGAAGCACAAGAATTATTCAAAGGATTTTTAAATATATAA
- a CDS encoding DsrE/DsrF/DrsH-like family protein has product MEKQEKKPLEKVLIICAKGSLEDVYASLVMANGAVMEGIETKMFFTFFGLDGITKKYMDKLYTGTTGNPAMRMPGGLKLPTMLGGLPGVEAGVSSMMRKQMDALDMPPPSEFLEMIAAGGGEIFACKLAVEMFKLTKEDFHEEVKDIITIGQFYEMADGDRTQIIFT; this is encoded by the coding sequence ATGGAGAAGCAAGAAAAAAAGCCATTGGAGAAAGTCTTAATCATTTGTGCTAAAGGCTCATTAGAAGATGTATATGCCAGTTTGGTGATGGCCAATGGTGCAGTGATGGAAGGAATAGAAACCAAAATGTTTTTCACCTTTTTTGGTTTAGATGGTATTACCAAGAAATATATGGACAAGCTCTATACCGGAACAACCGGAAACCCCGCGATGCGAATGCCAGGCGGCTTGAAACTTCCTACCATGTTGGGAGGCTTACCAGGAGTAGAGGCAGGTGTTTCGAGTATGATGCGAAAGCAGATGGATGCCTTAGATATGCCTCCTCCAAGTGAGTTTTTGGAGATGATTGCAGCTGGTGGAGGTGAGATATTTGCTTGCAAATTGGCAGTAGAAATGTTCAAACTGACAAAAGAAGATTTCCACGAAGAAGTAAAAGATATTATTACCATAGGCCAGTTTTATGAGATGGCAGATGGCGACAGAACTCAAATTATATTTACCTAA
- a CDS encoding TusE/DsrC/DsvC family sulfur relay protein, translating to MEKKNIAGVDIMFSEDGFFADASQWNREIAAEIAKEDGIILSDDHYAVLEYLRNEHAAGAPLTIRKVGKSGIVDIKGLYKLFPGGPLKLSSKYAGIPKPTSCV from the coding sequence ATGGAAAAGAAGAATATAGCAGGAGTAGATATAATGTTTTCTGAGGATGGTTTTTTTGCAGATGCCTCCCAGTGGAATAGAGAAATAGCAGCTGAAATAGCCAAAGAAGATGGTATTATTTTAAGTGATGACCATTACGCAGTATTGGAATATCTGCGCAACGAACATGCGGCAGGAGCACCACTAACCATTAGAAAAGTTGGAAAATCTGGAATCGTTGATATCAAAGGATTATATAAGCTATTTCCTGGAGGCCCATTAAAGCTGTCCTCTAAATATGCTGGAATACCAAAGCCAACAAGTTGTGTTTAA
- a CDS encoding DUF1641 domain-containing protein produces MTNIEINQQITDLNKKVDVLLDYVNQQRLSSQAIQDLISDVSIIGKDVYDSTVLELDKRQVEIRPEELTELAVSFLRNINSFNVMMGGFESVIDLSKDLTPILTESILDFSKLLADFEAKGYFEFFTKIAEIGDELVTQVTLEDLEEVKRNLPEMVQIIRKISDKKTLKLVNRALDAVDSVDIENPPEMGIWSLMKSLNNPSMQKSLGLVVSISKNMYKNESN; encoded by the coding sequence ATGACAAATATAGAAATCAATCAACAAATAACAGATCTCAATAAGAAAGTGGATGTTCTGCTCGATTATGTAAATCAGCAAAGGCTAAGTTCTCAAGCAATACAAGATCTCATCAGTGATGTTTCCATCATTGGAAAAGATGTGTATGATAGCACCGTGTTGGAGTTGGACAAGCGCCAAGTGGAAATTAGACCGGAGGAGCTCACTGAGTTAGCGGTCAGTTTTCTAAGAAATATTAACAGTTTCAATGTGATGATGGGTGGCTTTGAATCCGTTATAGATTTATCAAAAGATCTGACGCCTATTCTTACCGAATCCATACTCGATTTTTCTAAACTATTAGCCGATTTTGAGGCCAAAGGATATTTCGAATTCTTTACAAAAATAGCTGAAATAGGAGATGAACTGGTGACTCAAGTGACCCTTGAAGATTTGGAAGAAGTGAAGAGAAACTTGCCAGAGATGGTTCAGATCATTAGGAAGATATCAGATAAAAAAACATTGAAGTTGGTGAATCGTGCATTAGATGCAGTGGATAGTGTGGATATAGAAAATCCTCCGGAAATGGGAATATGGAGTTTAATGAAAAGCCTGAATAATCCTAGCATGCAAAAGAGCTTAGGTTTAGTGGTTTCCATCTCAAAGAATATGTATAAAAATGAATCAAACTAA
- a CDS encoding NAD(P)/FAD-dependent oxidoreductase, protein MKKLLILGAGTAGTMMANKMKKALDGDEWKITIVDQHKTHYYQPGFLFIPFDIYNKHDVIKPKYDFFPTGIEVIFSEVDKVIGEENKVLLKDGKQLNYDFLIIATGTQTYPEETPGLKDKLWYKDIFDFYTIEGAVALQKHLKYWEGGKLVMCISELPYKCPVAPIEFVCLAEAFFAQKGIRDEVDITYVTPMSGAFTKPVASKMLGDLLEEKNIKVIPDFYLEKVDNENKKLISYDDKEIDFDLLTIVPVNMGSEMIERSGLGDDMNFVLTNKETLQSVKHENIFVLGDAANLPTSKAGSVAHFAAEILFDNLMSAMEGRPLMAKFDGHANCYIETGYGKGALIDFNYDTEPLPGTFPLPGIGPFGLLKNTKINHYGKVLFRWIYWHILLRGKEMPIEAHMTMAGKHRV, encoded by the coding sequence ATGAAGAAACTACTTATATTGGGTGCAGGAACAGCGGGAACCATGATGGCCAACAAAATGAAGAAGGCATTAGATGGGGATGAATGGAAAATTACCATTGTTGATCAACACAAAACCCATTATTATCAGCCTGGATTTTTATTTATTCCTTTCGATATTTATAATAAACACGATGTAATAAAACCTAAATATGATTTCTTCCCAACAGGTATTGAGGTTATCTTTTCAGAAGTTGATAAAGTAATAGGTGAGGAGAATAAGGTCTTGTTAAAAGATGGGAAACAACTGAACTACGATTTCTTGATTATTGCAACAGGAACGCAAACCTATCCTGAAGAAACACCTGGACTTAAAGACAAGCTTTGGTATAAGGACATATTCGATTTCTATACCATAGAAGGAGCAGTGGCTTTGCAAAAGCACCTTAAGTATTGGGAAGGTGGGAAATTGGTCATGTGTATTTCAGAGCTGCCCTATAAATGTCCTGTAGCACCCATAGAATTCGTTTGTTTGGCGGAAGCTTTTTTTGCCCAAAAAGGTATTCGTGATGAAGTCGATATCACCTATGTTACTCCTATGTCTGGGGCCTTCACTAAGCCGGTTGCCAGTAAAATGCTAGGCGATTTATTGGAGGAGAAAAACATAAAGGTCATTCCTGATTTTTATCTAGAAAAAGTGGATAATGAGAACAAGAAACTCATCAGCTATGATGATAAGGAAATTGACTTCGATTTGTTGACCATTGTCCCAGTGAATATGGGAAGCGAGATGATTGAGCGTAGTGGTTTGGGCGATGATATGAATTTTGTACTTACAAATAAAGAGACGCTTCAATCTGTAAAACATGAAAATATTTTTGTGCTCGGCGATGCTGCCAATTTACCCACTTCAAAAGCAGGTTCTGTTGCTCATTTTGCTGCCGAAATCTTATTTGATAATCTCATGAGCGCTATGGAGGGAAGACCATTGATGGCTAAGTTTGATGGACATGCCAATTGTTATATCGAAACAGGTTACGGAAAAGGAGCTTTAATAGACTTTAATTATGATACAGAACCCTTGCCTGGTACTTTCCCTTTGCCCGGAATCGGGCCTTTTGGCTTACTTAAAAACACAAAAATCAATCACTATGGAAAAGTATTATTCCGTTGGATTTACTGGCATATTCTTTTGAGAGGAAAAGAAATGCCCATAGAAGCTCATATGACTATGGCCGGCAAACATAGGGTTTAA
- a CDS encoding Crp/Fnr family transcriptional regulator, translating into MVCQCEYCDLKMLFFNCIDKDQVEHYCDSRTETAYKEGESIIVQDQNISDFLYLKEGLVKLFRTNEHGDEQIISFGKPYDFVSILSVFSSSKYNYSVTALRPSVICSFKLTQITDLIQSNGLFAMHLIQTLTKSSDRIIINSLNLLQKRLYGRIAHLLLYFSDDIFFQDQFDLPLSRKEISQYIGLTQENVIRALSALRKDGTIQVYGKSISIIDKERLLRMRELS; encoded by the coding sequence ATGGTTTGTCAATGTGAATATTGTGATTTAAAAATGCTTTTCTTCAATTGTATCGATAAGGATCAGGTAGAGCACTACTGCGATTCACGTACAGAAACAGCATATAAAGAAGGGGAGTCTATCATTGTTCAAGATCAGAATATTTCTGATTTTTTATATTTGAAAGAAGGCCTCGTTAAATTATTCAGAACTAATGAACATGGAGATGAGCAGATCATTAGCTTTGGAAAACCCTATGATTTCGTGAGCATACTATCTGTATTTTCAAGTTCAAAGTATAATTATTCGGTTACGGCGCTTCGTCCAAGTGTTATTTGCAGCTTCAAGCTGACTCAAATTACCGATTTAATTCAAAGCAATGGATTATTTGCCATGCACCTGATTCAAACCTTAACCAAATCTTCCGATAGAATCATCATCAACTCCTTAAACCTCCTCCAAAAAAGGCTATATGGGCGCATTGCTCATTTATTACTTTACTTTTCTGATGATATCTTTTTCCAAGATCAATTCGATCTCCCTCTAAGTAGAAAAGAGATTTCTCAATATATTGGTTTGACACAAGAAAATGTAATACGAGCCTTATCTGCCTTGCGCAAAGATGGTACCATACAGGTTTATGGAAAATCGATTTCAATTATTGATAAGGAACGCTTGCTAAGGATGCGAGAGCTGAGTTAA